In bacterium, the DNA window CGAGCCGAAGGTGTTCTTCCCCTCGCGCAGCGGGAAGACCTGCCCGGAGTGGTCCCAGGTGTAGCTGACGAGGAACCCGACGATGCGCGGCAGCGCGGCCGGCGCCGCGGAGCGCGCCGCGGCCTCCGCGCGCTCGCCGGCCTCGGGCGGAACGTAGACGGTGCGGCGGCCGCCGCCGGCGGCGGCCGGCTGGCGCGCCGCGACGTCGGCCGCGGCCTGCTCTTCCGGGGTCGCAATGCGCGTGCGGCGGGCGTCTCCCGCCGGCGCCGCCTCGTGGATGGTCGGCGACGGCGAGGAGCCGATCGGCCGGCTGTGGGGATTCGTCAACGAAGCGCCGCACCCTTTGCAGTGCTGCGCTTCGGCTCGGTTTTCGGTTCCGCAGAGCATGCACTTCATGTTCGTTCTCCCGCGGGATGCAGGGCGTCCCGCCGACGGCGCAGGCGGAGGGCGCGCGAGAACGCGCCTCCGCCGCGGGACGGCCGCGCGCGGCGAAACGCGCCCGCAAGCCGA includes these proteins:
- a CDS encoding FHA domain-containing protein, whose translation is MTNPHSRPIGSSPSPTIHEAAPAGDARRTRIATPEEQAAADVAARQPAAAGGGRRTVYVPPEAGERAEAAARSAAPAALPRIVGFLVSYTWDHSGQVFPLREGKNTFGSRPDCDGPVTQDRAMSGQHFAVMCRAGQVRVRDLDSTNATTVDGQEIWGDSSAADHASVIKAGDTVFQVVLIPPAPEA